A window of the Pongo abelii isolate AG06213 chromosome 10, NHGRI_mPonAbe1-v2.0_pri, whole genome shotgun sequence genome harbors these coding sequences:
- the LOC129049300 gene encoding large ribosomal subunit protein uL11-like has product MPLKFDPNEIKVVYLRCTGGEVGATSALAPKIGPLGLSPKKVGDDIAKATGDWKGLRITVKLTIQNRQAQIEVVPSASALIIKALKEPPRDRKKQKNIKHSGNITFDEIVNIARQMRHRSLARELSGTIKEILGTAQSVGCNVDGRHPHDIIDDINSGAVECPAS; this is encoded by the coding sequence ATGCCGCTGAAGTTCGACCCCAACGAGATCAAAGTCGTATACCTGAGGTGCACCGGAGGTGAAGTCGGTGCCACTTCTGCCCTGGCCCCCAAGATCGGCCCCCTgggtctgtctccaaaaaaggttGGTGATGACATTGCCAAGGCAACAGGTGACTGGAAGGGCCTGAGGATTACAGTGAAACTGACCATTCAGAACAGACAGGCCCAGATTGAGGTGgtgccttctgcctctgccctgaTCATCAAAGCCCTCAAGGAACcaccaagagacagaaagaaacagaaaaacattaaacacagTGGGAATATCACTTTTGATGAGATCGTCAACATTGCTCGACAGATGCGGCACCGATCCTTAGCCAGAGAACTCTCTGGAACCATTAAAGAGATCCTGGGGACTGCCCAGTCTGTGGGCTGTAATGTTGATGGCCGCCACCCTCATGACATCATAGATGACATCAATAGTGGTGCTGTGGAATGCCCAGCCAGTTaa